From Saccharothrix espanaensis DSM 44229, the proteins below share one genomic window:
- a CDS encoding helix-turn-helix domain-containing protein, with translation MIDAWELGLRLRERREQLGLTVSAAAKAIGTAQPNLSAIENGKRKITQRNLAGLVELFEMSEPEAAEFDRLRIGAEHRDWYHQYAGLFNDDFLRHLGLEHGASAIHAFESCFIPGILQTRDYAHALFRSGSPYVRLTEVEPRLEARMVRAARLDGAEPLSLFALLSEAALRQRIGGPEVMRAQLDHLAAAIGTRDNVDVRVLPFEAGAYPALGGAFYVMSFASPTLPAVVYQETLTYNTFIDQRHHVREYTVALAETTEQALDSADSLALIRSLSEGMK, from the coding sequence GTGATCGACGCGTGGGAACTCGGGCTCCGGCTCCGCGAACGGCGCGAGCAGCTCGGCCTTACGGTGAGCGCTGCGGCGAAGGCCATCGGCACCGCCCAGCCGAATCTCTCCGCGATCGAGAACGGCAAGCGCAAGATCACCCAGCGCAACCTCGCCGGCCTGGTCGAGCTGTTCGAGATGAGCGAGCCCGAAGCCGCCGAGTTCGACCGCCTGCGGATCGGCGCCGAGCACCGCGACTGGTACCACCAGTACGCCGGACTGTTCAACGACGACTTCCTGCGTCACCTCGGACTGGAGCATGGTGCGAGTGCCATCCACGCCTTCGAGAGCTGTTTCATCCCAGGCATTCTGCAAACGCGCGACTACGCTCACGCGCTCTTCCGCAGCGGATCGCCCTACGTCCGGCTGACCGAAGTCGAACCACGATTGGAAGCCCGCATGGTCCGGGCCGCCCGATTGGACGGTGCCGAGCCGCTGTCGCTCTTCGCCCTGCTGAGCGAGGCCGCGCTGCGCCAGCGGATCGGCGGCCCGGAGGTGATGCGCGCGCAACTCGACCACCTCGCCGCCGCCATCGGGACCAGGGACAACGTCGACGTGCGGGTGCTGCCGTTCGAGGCAGGCGCATACCCGGCGCTCGGCGGGGCCTTCTACGTGATGTCGTTCGCCTCACCCACGCTACCGGCGGTCGTGTACCAGGAGACGTTGACCTACAACACTTTCATCGACCAGCGCCACCATGTGCGCGAGTACACTGTGGCATTGGCGGAGACGACTGAGCAGGCACTCGATTCAGCGGACTCGCTCGCACTCATCAGAAGCCTGTCCGAGGGGATGAAATGA
- a CDS encoding potassium channel family protein, translating to MRIAIAGAGAVGRSIAAELVADGHQVMLIERDRAHFEPHTVEQAEWVQADACELSSLEDAGMQLCDVVIAATGDDKVNLVVSLLAKTEFAVKRVVARVNNPTNEWLFTESWGVDVAVSTPRILSALVEEAVTVGDVVRLMTLRQGQANLVEITLPADTPLGGVAVNTLRLPRDAALVTILRGGRVIVPTPDDTLEGGDELLFVAAADVEQEIRSALGY from the coding sequence GTGCGGATCGCCATTGCCGGGGCCGGCGCGGTGGGCCGGTCGATCGCGGCGGAGCTGGTGGCCGACGGGCACCAGGTCATGCTGATCGAGCGGGACCGGGCGCACTTCGAGCCGCACACCGTGGAGCAGGCCGAGTGGGTGCAGGCCGACGCGTGCGAGCTGTCCTCGCTGGAAGACGCCGGGATGCAGCTGTGCGACGTGGTCATCGCGGCGACCGGGGACGACAAGGTCAACCTCGTGGTGTCGCTGCTGGCCAAGACCGAGTTCGCGGTCAAGCGGGTCGTGGCGCGGGTGAACAACCCGACCAACGAGTGGCTGTTCACCGAGTCGTGGGGCGTGGACGTCGCGGTGTCGACGCCGCGGATCTTGTCGGCGCTGGTGGAGGAGGCCGTGACGGTCGGCGACGTGGTGCGACTGATGACGTTGCGGCAGGGCCAGGCGAACCTGGTCGAAATCACCCTGCCGGCGGACACCCCGTTGGGCGGGGTCGCGGTGAACACGCTGCGGCTGCCGCGCGACGCGGCGCTGGTGACGATCCTGCGCGGCGGGCGGGTCATCGTGCCCACGCCGGACGACACGCTGGAGGGCGGCGACGAGCTGCTGTTCGTCGCGGCGGCGGACGTGGAGCAGGAGATCAGGTCCGCGCTGGGCTACTAG
- a CDS encoding potassium channel family protein has translation MCASRSLRKGLPTRRRLAAVASLDTGRKRKGSGPLVGVILGRFSPGVVQEAFVHVVIMGCGRVGSSLAKALERLDHQVAVIDKDAQSFRRLGADFHGQHVVGNGFDQKVLIEAGIERAGAFAAVSSGDNSNIISARVARETYGVEAVVARIYDEKRAAVYERLGIPTVATVPWSTDRFLRMLLPEGASTAWRDPSGSVAVLPLDLHEDWVGHSVRDFEDATGCRVAFVMRFGTGVLPDAKTLLQADDVVYVAALSGTVTDVAAAAAQAPEEG, from the coding sequence GTGTGCGCTAGTCGATCGCTCCGGAAGGGCCTGCCGACCAGGAGGCGCTTGGCCGCTGTTGCGAGCTTGGACACGGGTCGAAAGCGTAAGGGGTCAGGTCCCCTGGTCGGAGTAATCCTCGGTAGGTTCTCACCAGGCGTCGTTCAGGAGGCATTCGTGCACGTGGTGATCATGGGGTGCGGCCGGGTGGGCTCGTCCCTGGCCAAGGCCCTGGAACGCCTGGACCACCAGGTCGCGGTGATCGACAAGGACGCCCAGTCCTTCCGGAGGCTGGGCGCGGACTTCCACGGCCAGCACGTGGTCGGGAACGGGTTCGACCAGAAGGTGCTGATCGAGGCCGGCATCGAGCGCGCGGGCGCGTTCGCGGCGGTGTCCAGCGGCGACAACTCCAACATCATCTCGGCGCGGGTGGCGCGCGAGACGTACGGGGTCGAGGCCGTGGTGGCCCGCATCTACGACGAGAAGCGGGCGGCGGTCTACGAGCGGCTGGGCATCCCGACCGTGGCGACCGTGCCGTGGTCGACCGACCGGTTCCTGCGGATGCTGCTGCCCGAGGGCGCGTCCACGGCGTGGCGCGACCCGTCCGGCTCGGTGGCCGTGCTGCCGCTGGACCTGCACGAGGACTGGGTCGGGCACTCGGTGCGCGACTTCGAGGACGCCACCGGCTGCCGGGTGGCGTTCGTGATGCGCTTCGGCACCGGCGTGCTGCCGGACGCGAAGACGTTGTTGCAGGCAGACGACGTGGTGTACGTGGCGGCGTTGTCCGGGACAGTGACCGACGTGGCCGCCGCGGCGGCTCAGGCGCCCGAGGAGGGCTGA
- a CDS encoding APC family permease: MSKLATAAKRLLVGRPFRSDRLAHTLLPKRIALPVFASDAMSSVAYAPEEIFLVLSVAGLSAYAMAPWVGVVVVVVMLTVVASYRQNVHAYPSGGGDYEVATVNLGPRAGLTVASALLVDYILTVAVSISSAAANIGSAIPFVATHKVEFAVVAIVLLTAVNLRGLRESGSAFAIPTYAFMIGVLLMIGYGLFRGLFLGDDLRAESAGLELRAEDDHLMGLAFVFLVLRAFSSGCAALTGVEAISNGVPAFRKPKARNAATTLLAMGLIAVTMLMGLIVLAQMTGVKMAEDPAHQLVNAPDGYEQKTMVAQIAAAVFDGFPVGFFFITVVTALILVLAANTAFNGFPVLGSILAQDRYLPRQLHTRGDRLAFSNGIVFLAGAAVILVIAFDAEVTKLIQLYIVGVFVSFTMSQTGMVLHWNRLLATETDATARNRMRRSQAINAFGLVMTGSVLIVVLITKFTKGAWIAIAAMAAIYALMTAIRRHYDRVAEELRQQERQRLLPARNHAMVLVSKLHMPTLRALAYAKATRPDVLEAVTVNVDDADTRRLVQDWEKEDFKVPLKVIESPYREITKPVLDYVRRVRTDNPRDVVTVFIPEYVVGHWWEQVLHNQSALRLKGRLLFQPGVMVTSVPWQLTSATKVTHKEVVAPGAIRRGLDKRGGATREGSARDGSARPGPAKPGPEQRGADEKDGK, from the coding sequence GTGTCCAAGCTCGCAACAGCGGCCAAGCGCCTCCTGGTCGGCAGGCCCTTCCGGAGCGATCGACTAGCGCACACCCTGCTCCCCAAGAGAATCGCCTTGCCGGTGTTCGCGTCGGACGCCATGTCGTCCGTCGCCTACGCCCCCGAGGAGATCTTCCTGGTCCTGTCGGTGGCCGGGCTGAGCGCCTACGCGATGGCACCGTGGGTGGGGGTCGTGGTCGTCGTCGTCATGCTGACGGTCGTCGCGAGCTACCGCCAGAACGTGCACGCCTACCCGTCCGGCGGTGGCGACTACGAGGTCGCGACGGTGAACCTCGGGCCGCGGGCGGGGCTGACCGTGGCCAGCGCCCTGCTGGTCGACTACATCCTCACGGTGGCCGTGTCGATCTCGTCGGCGGCGGCGAACATCGGCTCCGCGATCCCGTTCGTGGCCACCCACAAGGTCGAGTTCGCGGTGGTCGCGATCGTCCTGCTCACCGCCGTCAACCTGCGCGGACTGCGCGAGTCGGGCTCCGCGTTCGCCATCCCGACCTACGCGTTCATGATCGGCGTCCTGCTGATGATCGGCTACGGGCTCTTCCGCGGCCTGTTCCTCGGCGACGACCTGCGCGCGGAGAGCGCCGGGCTGGAGCTGCGGGCCGAGGACGACCACCTCATGGGGCTGGCGTTCGTGTTCCTCGTCCTGCGCGCGTTCTCCTCCGGCTGCGCCGCGCTGACCGGCGTGGAGGCCATCTCCAACGGCGTGCCCGCGTTCCGCAAGCCGAAGGCCCGCAACGCCGCCACCACGCTGCTCGCCATGGGCCTGATCGCGGTCACCATGCTGATGGGCCTGATCGTGCTGGCCCAGATGACCGGCGTGAAGATGGCCGAGGACCCGGCCCACCAGCTCGTCAACGCCCCGGACGGCTACGAGCAGAAGACCATGGTCGCGCAGATCGCGGCGGCGGTGTTCGACGGCTTCCCGGTCGGGTTCTTCTTCATCACCGTGGTCACCGCGCTGATCCTGGTGCTGGCCGCGAACACCGCGTTCAACGGCTTCCCGGTGCTCGGCTCGATCCTCGCCCAGGACCGCTACCTGCCCCGCCAGCTGCACACCCGCGGCGACCGGCTGGCGTTCAGCAACGGCATCGTCTTCCTGGCCGGCGCCGCGGTGATCCTGGTCATCGCGTTCGACGCCGAGGTGACCAAGCTCATCCAGCTCTACATCGTGGGCGTGTTCGTGTCGTTCACGATGAGCCAGACCGGCATGGTCCTGCACTGGAACCGGCTGCTGGCGACCGAGACCGACGCCACCGCCCGCAACCGGATGCGCCGCTCCCAGGCGATCAACGCGTTCGGCCTGGTCATGACCGGTTCGGTGCTGATCGTCGTGCTGATCACCAAGTTCACCAAGGGCGCCTGGATCGCCATCGCCGCGATGGCCGCCATCTACGCCCTGATGACCGCGATCCGCCGGCACTACGACCGGGTCGCCGAGGAGCTGCGCCAGCAGGAGCGCCAGCGCCTGCTGCCCGCCCGCAACCACGCCATGGTGCTGGTCTCCAAGCTGCACATGCCGACCCTGCGCGCCCTCGCCTACGCCAAGGCCACCCGGCCGGACGTGCTGGAGGCCGTCACGGTCAACGTCGACGACGCCGACACCCGGCGGCTGGTGCAGGATTGGGAGAAGGAGGACTTCAAGGTGCCGCTGAAGGTGATCGAGTCCCCCTACCGGGAGATCACCAAACCGGTGCTCGACTACGTCAGGCGGGTCCGCACGGACAACCCGCGCGACGTGGTCACGGTGTTCATCCCCGAATACGTGGTCGGTCACTGGTGGGAGCAGGTGCTCCACAACCAGAGCGCGCTGCGGCTCAAGGGCAGACTGCTGTTCCAGCCCGGCGTGATGGTGACCAGCGTGCCGTGGCAGCTCACCTCGGCCACCAAGGTGACGCACAAGGAAGTGGTCGCGCCCGGAGCGATCCGGCGCGGCCTCGACAAGCGCGGCGGCGCCACCCGCGAGGGTTCCGCCCGGGACGGCTCCGCGCGGCCCGGACCGGCCAAACCCGGCCCCGAGCAGCGCGGCGCGGACGAGAAGGACGGCAAGTGA
- a CDS encoding class I SAM-dependent RNA methyltransferase — translation MTATWKQRLIEVEVGAVAHGGHCVARHEGRVVFVRHALPGERVRVRITEDTGGSFCRGDAVEVLQASPDRVEPPCPFSGPGRCGGCDWQHVSWQGQRELKAAVVSEQLHRLAKLDWEVIVEDLPGGPEDWRTRMRLAVGPDGRAGFRAHRSHTVIPVDHCVIAAPGALDDVVDRTWPPKAELVVTRDAGGQVHLTEIGPPVVRRGRPVPGPARRRQGSGTATELAAHRTWNLRADGFWQVHPAAADTLAGVVRDWADCQPGERAWDLYGGVGLFASVLAEQVGDQGAVAVVESSVRAVEDGRLTLSDLPQVSWHPGRTEDVLDTPEFTDLPPDVVVLDPPRKGAGRTVVTAIARSRPARVVYVACDPAALARDIAAFAQHGYELAQLRAFDAFPMTHHVECVALLRPVR, via the coding sequence GTGACGGCCACCTGGAAGCAGCGGCTGATCGAGGTCGAGGTCGGCGCGGTAGCGCACGGCGGGCACTGCGTGGCCCGGCACGAGGGCCGCGTGGTCTTCGTCCGGCACGCGCTGCCCGGCGAGCGCGTCCGGGTCCGGATCACCGAGGACACCGGCGGCTCGTTCTGCCGGGGCGACGCCGTCGAGGTGCTCCAGGCCTCACCCGACCGGGTGGAACCGCCGTGCCCGTTCTCCGGGCCCGGCCGCTGCGGCGGCTGTGACTGGCAGCACGTCTCGTGGCAGGGCCAGCGCGAGCTGAAGGCCGCCGTGGTCAGCGAGCAGCTGCACCGGCTGGCCAAGCTCGACTGGGAGGTGATCGTCGAGGACCTGCCCGGCGGCCCCGAGGACTGGCGCACCCGGATGCGGCTCGCCGTCGGCCCGGACGGCCGCGCCGGGTTCCGCGCCCACCGCAGCCACACCGTCATCCCCGTCGACCACTGCGTCATCGCCGCGCCCGGCGCTCTCGACGACGTGGTCGACCGCACGTGGCCGCCCAAGGCCGAACTCGTCGTCACCCGCGACGCCGGCGGCCAGGTCCACCTCACCGAGATCGGCCCGCCGGTCGTGCGCCGGGGCCGCCCGGTGCCCGGCCCGGCCCGCCGCCGCCAGGGCAGCGGCACCGCCACCGAACTGGCCGCCCACCGGACCTGGAACCTGCGCGCCGACGGCTTCTGGCAGGTCCACCCGGCCGCCGCCGACACGCTCGCCGGCGTGGTCCGCGACTGGGCCGACTGCCAACCCGGCGAACGCGCCTGGGACCTCTACGGCGGGGTCGGCCTGTTCGCCTCCGTGCTGGCCGAGCAGGTCGGCGACCAGGGCGCGGTGGCCGTGGTCGAGTCGTCGGTCCGGGCGGTCGAGGACGGCCGGCTCACCCTGTCCGACCTGCCCCAGGTCTCCTGGCACCCGGGCCGCACCGAGGACGTGCTGGACACCCCGGAGTTCACCGACCTGCCGCCCGACGTCGTCGTGCTCGACCCGCCCCGCAAGGGCGCCGGCCGGACCGTCGTCACCGCCATCGCCCGCAGCCGTCCCGCACGTGTGGTCTACGTCGCGTGCGACCCCGCCGCCCTGGCCCGCGACATCGCCGCGTTCGCCCAGCACGGGTACGAATTGGCCCAGCTCAGGGCATTCGACGCGTTCCCGATGACGCACCACGTCGAATGCGTGGCGCTGCTGCGGCCCGTTCGCTGA